Genomic DNA from Peribacillus simplex:
TTATTTTTAATTCCATGGATTTTTGGTCCGTATACAACATTTTCATAAATTGATTTCGGGAAGGGATTAGGCTTTTGGAATACCATCCCCACCTGTGTCCGTAAATCTTCCACCTTATAGGACTGATCGAGGATATTCCTGTTCCTATATTTAATCTGTCCTGTCGTTTTCACATCTGGGACTAGTTCTATCATACGGTTCAATGTTTTGATGTATGTGGATTTCCCACATCCTGAAGGCCCGATGATGGCGGTCACTTCATTTTGATGCATATCCAGATTAATATTTTTCAAAGCATGGTTTTCTCCATACCATAAATTGAGATTGGATGTTTCATACACCTTTTCCTTCAAGGCAGCTGATCCGGCATTTTCGATCCCGATTGCCGGTGACTCTTTTTCTCTCGTTAAGGTCATATTCACGCTTCCTTCCTCCTATCAGTATCTTTTCTGGAATTTATTTCGAATTATAACCGCTATTGAATTCATGATTATTAACAGGATGAGTAATACGATGATTCCCGCGGCAGCAACCTGCTGGAATTCCTCCTGCGGACGAGATGTCCAATTATAGATTTGCATTGGCAGCACCGTAAATGTATCCATGAACGATTGTGGTAAAAAGGCGATGAACATTGGTATGCCAACCACCACCAATGGCGCCGTTTCACCGATTGCCCGTGACAAAGCAAGTATTCCTCCAGTTAAAATGCCAGGTACCGCAGCCGGCAGGACCACTTTCAATATGGTTTGCCACTTTGTTGCACCCATTCCAAATGAAGCTTCTCTTAAATCACGGGGTACGGCACGTATGGCCTCTTGGGCAGCTACTATGATGACCGGGAGAACGAGCAGGCTCATGGTCAAGCCTGCTGCCAATATGGACCGGTCCAAGGCTAGAGCACGAACGAAAACCGTTAAGCCCAGCAGTCCAAATACAATTGAGGGGACACCTGCCAGATTGGAAATATTCACTTTGATAAAAGTGGTGATCCAATTCTTCCTGGCATATTCCTCTAAATAAATGGCCGTTCCAACACCAAGCAGCAGGGAAACTGGAGCCACCACTACCATCAACCATATTGAACCGATCAGTGCCGCTTTTATACCAGCCTCTTCAGGTTTCCTTGAAGCGAAATTCTGAAGGAAATCCCCATTCAGACTGCCAATTCCTTGAGTGAATATCCGATAAAATAAGATGGCCAATACGAGGAGGCCAACCAATGTTGCCAAGAAGAATAATCCTTTAAAAATCGTGTTAACAGCCAGCCTAGCAGGCATTTTTTTTGCAACATGACTTTTGTTTATCAGTTTCATGTCTTAATATTCCTCCCTGAACTTGCGAGAGATGAACTGCGCCAGTAAATTCATGACAAGCGTAAAGACGAACAGTGTCATTCCAACCGCATATATGCTGTAGTAAATCGTTGTCCCGTATCCTGCATCCCCCGAACTGACCTGAACGATATAAGCGGTCATCGTTTGAATCGATGAAGTGACATCCATGCTCATATTTGGTGTCGAGCCACCGGCAACGCTCACAATCATGGTTTCCCCGATCGCTCTTGATAAAGCAAGGACGATGGATGCCACAATTCCTGAAATGGCTGCTGGCAATACCACTTTAATTGTCGTTTCGAGTTTCGTTGCTCCTAAAGCATACGCACCTTCGCGAATCGACTTAGGTACCGATACAAGGGCATCTTCCGACAATGAGGCTATCATCGGCATGATCATGATACCTACAACGATTCCTGGACTCAGGGCATTGAACATGTCAAGGGAAGGAAATAAATCACGCAAAACCGGTGTTACAAAAGTTAAGGCAAAAAAGCCGTAAACGATAGTAGGAATCCCAGCTAAAACTTCTAAAATCGGCTTGATGATTCTCCGTGTTTTCTCTGATGCATATTCACTCAAGAAAATGGCTGTTGCAAGTCCTACCGGAACTGCAACCACCGCTGCTATGACTGTTATCTTCAACGTTCCAACGATAAGAGGCATAATCCCAAAGGAAGGTGTAGATGCAAATGGCAGCCATTTAGCTTCCGTAAAAAATTCGACGATGGAAACTCTGTCAAAAAAGATGAATGTTTCAAATATAAGGGTCAGTATGATCCCGATTGTAGTAAAAACGGAAATTGCCGCCGTAAGGAACAAAAGCTTAGGTATGACTTTTTCCATATTGATTTTTTTCTTACTTTTCTTTTCCAGAATCATTTGCTGTACAGAATAGGTTTCTGTTTTTCTAAGTTCCAACTTGCATCCTCCATTTCAGACACGCAATATTTGGATTTACAAGCTGTTACCCCCGCCTTAATCGAGTCAAGGCGGGATTTCAATAGCCTGTAATATCGTTTATTTTTCCAGTTCTTTTAATTTATCAAGATCTTTCTGGTACTCTTCTTCAGGCAGGCTGATATAACCCACTTCTTCTGCAAGCTCTCCTGCATTCTCAATGACGAATTGAGTATAATCTGCAACTTGTTCTTTTTCAGCTACCGACTTATTAGCTACATATGTGTAAAGTGGACGTGATAATGGTGCATACTCCCCACTTTTAATCGTTTCATGCGTTGGCTCAACAGCACCTTTGCCGTTGTCGATGGAAATGATCTTTAACTTATCCTTATTTTCAGCATAGTAGGCATAACCGAAAAATCCGATCGCATTTTTATCACCTTCTACACCTTGTACAAGAACGTTATCATCTTCTGAAAGCGTAGCATTTTCCACCATCGGTTTTTCTTCAAGGATCACTTCATTGAAATAATCATATGTTCCTGAATCTGTTCCCGGAGAGTAGAATTTAATTTCTTCGTTCGGCCATTCAGGACGTATATC
This window encodes:
- the pstB gene encoding phosphate ABC transporter ATP-binding protein PstB; translation: MTLTREKESPAIGIENAGSAALKEKVYETSNLNLWYGENHALKNINLDMHQNEVTAIIGPSGCGKSTYIKTLNRMIELVPDVKTTGQIKYRNRNILDQSYKVEDLRTQVGMVFQKPNPFPKSIYENVVYGPKIHGIKNKKILDEIVEKSLKGAAIWDEVKDRLHENAYGLSGGQQQRLCIARCLAIEPDVILMDEPTSALDPISTLKIEELVQELKKDFSIIIVTHNMQQAARISDRTAFFLNGEVIEYSDTNTIFSNPNDKRTEDYITGRFG
- the pstA gene encoding phosphate ABC transporter permease PstA gives rise to the protein MKLINKSHVAKKMPARLAVNTIFKGLFFLATLVGLLVLAILFYRIFTQGIGSLNGDFLQNFASRKPEEAGIKAALIGSIWLMVVVAPVSLLLGVGTAIYLEEYARKNWITTFIKVNISNLAGVPSIVFGLLGLTVFVRALALDRSILAAGLTMSLLVLPVIIVAAQEAIRAVPRDLREASFGMGATKWQTILKVVLPAAVPGILTGGILALSRAIGETAPLVVVGIPMFIAFLPQSFMDTFTVLPMQIYNWTSRPQEEFQQVAAAGIIVLLILLIIMNSIAVIIRNKFQKRY
- the pstC gene encoding phosphate ABC transporter permease subunit PstC; translation: MILEKKSKKKINMEKVIPKLLFLTAAISVFTTIGIILTLIFETFIFFDRVSIVEFFTEAKWLPFASTPSFGIMPLIVGTLKITVIAAVVAVPVGLATAIFLSEYASEKTRRIIKPILEVLAGIPTIVYGFFALTFVTPVLRDLFPSLDMFNALSPGIVVGIMIMPMIASLSEDALVSVPKSIREGAYALGATKLETTIKVVLPAAISGIVASIVLALSRAIGETMIVSVAGGSTPNMSMDVTSSIQTMTAYIVQVSSGDAGYGTTIYYSIYAVGMTLFVFTLVMNLLAQFISRKFREEY
- a CDS encoding PstS family phosphate ABC transporter substrate-binding protein, translated to MRRFKFMAMTAVMGGVIAVAAGCGSNDTSNSGKGNEAASDQLKGEVITDGSSTVFPIMEAVAEEYMGTQPDVKVSVGSSGTGGGFKKFIAGDTDLANASRPVKEEESALLDEKGVKYTELKLAFDGISIVANKDNEFIDSLTVEELQKLWVDNGKVKKWSDIRPEWPNEEIKFYSPGTDSGTYDYFNEVILEEKPMVENATLSEDDNVLVQGVEGDKNAIGFFGYAYYAENKDKLKIISIDNGKGAVEPTHETIKSGEYAPLSRPLYTYVANKSVAEKEQVADYTQFVIENAGELAEEVGYISLPEEEYQKDLDKLKELEK